The Pyxidicoccus sp. MSG2 DNA segment GAAGTCACCCACCACCGACACACCGGCCGCCGTGGGCGCCCACACCGCGAAGGACACACCCCGCACTCCGTTGTGGTGGATGAGATGCGCGCCCATCTGCTCCCAGAGGCGCTCGTGCTTGCCCTCGCCCGCGTAGTACAGGTCCATCTCCCCCAGCGTGGGGAGGAAGCTGTAGGGATCTCTCAGCTTGAAGACCTTCTTGCCGGGGTACTCCACTTCCAGCAGGTAGGTGAAGGGCTGCTCCTTGCCATTCACGCGCGCCTCGAAGACGCCACCCATCCGGTGCGTCATCGCGATGCGGCCGCCCGTCTCGGGCACCACGTTGATGGCTACGGCGTCCGGCCGGAAGGCACGAATCACCACGCCGTCGCCATCCGGATGGATGCCCAGGATGGAGTGCGGCTCCGGGTGTCTCAGCTCGATGACACGCTGAAGCTCCGCGTCGACCTGGGCCTTGTCGGCTGGCTTCCTCACTTGGAATCCTCCATGCGCAAGAGGGCCTGGACGGGGATTCGCACCCAGTCCGGCCGGTTCTGCAGCTCATACCGTACTTCATAGAGGAGCTTTTCCAGCTCGAACGCCCGCAGCATCACGTCGAACGTGGCGTCGTCCGTCGGCAGGTACTTCGCCCCGCGCGTGGCCTTGCGGTAGCCCTCCAGGAAGGCCGCGCGGCTGGGACCCACACGGCCGCGCGGCTCGCCGCCCTCCAGCGCCACCGTGGCCTCCGCGTAGTCGAACGAGCGAATCATCCCCGCCACGTCGCGCAGCGCGCTGTACTTCTCCCGGCGTGCCGTGAAGCTCCGCGCGGGCTCGCCCTCGAAGTCGAAGATGAGCCACTGGTCCCTGGCCCGCAGCACCTGGCCCAGGTGCAGGTCCCCATGGATGCGAATCTTCTGCCCCGAGGGCGCCACGTGCGCCAGCCGCTTCGCGTACTCGATGAGCGAATCGCGCCGGCCCTCCAGGTCCGGGTTCAGCCGGGCCGCATCCGCCAGTGTCACGCCCAGCTCGCCCACGATGGAGGCGCTCCAGCGCTGCAGGTCCTCCTGGAGGAGCGGCTCGGGGGCGAAGGCCGGCTCGTCCGCGGAGGCCGAGGCGAAGGCATTGTGCAGCTCGCCCAGGCGCACACCCAGCTCGCGCATCTCCCCGAGGAAGCGCTCGCCCAGCGCCCGCTCCTGGCGCAGCCGGTCCAGCGTGTACTTCCACCCGTCTGTCGCGTCCGGCACGAAGCGGTGGGCCACCGCCACGGTGGCGCCCGCCGCGCCCTCCAGGTGCAGCGCCCCCAGCAGCGTGGGCGTGGCCCGGAAGGACGTCTTCGTGGCGAGGAAGCGGCCCACCTCGTGCTCCGGGCTCACTCCCGCCTCGAGCTTGCGGATGATCTTGAGGATGACCTGCTCGCCCAGCACGACGGAGGTGTTGCTCTGCTCCACCATCAGCCGACGCACCGTCAGCGGAGAGGGAAGGGCCATCAGCGTCTCGGGCCCGCCTATCCATTCCCCCACCAGTCGGCCGGAGGCGGAGCTGATACCGCCGCCCTCGCGCATGACCTTGAAGAGGGCGCGCAGGCACTCGTCGTCCTCGAGCGCGTCGCGCACGCCCTCCGCGGTGGGTTTCACCGGCAGCAGGTAGCGCTCCGGGCTGCCCAGCTCGTACACCACCTCCACCACGGCGAGGGTGAAGGAGCAGGGCCCGAGCTCCATGGCCGCGTGGTCCACCACGCTCACATGCTTGATGGGCCACGCCTTGCCGCTGAACCAGCGCTGGTGCTTGAGGTACTCCGGCAGCTTCGTCAGGTCGAGGGTCGTCACGGCAGGCTCCTCCCCGCGGACGGCTTGTCCAGCCGGAACCACAGGAACATGAAGGGACCGAGGGAGAGCTGGTAGGGCAGGGTGCTGATGCGGGGGAAGGGCGTCTCGCCGATGAGCTCCACCGGCACCTGCCCTTCGTACTCGCGCAGGTCCAGCACGGCCGGCTGCGCGAAGCGGGACAGGTTGCACACCACCATCACCGTCGTGCCCTCGTACTCGCGCACGAAGGACAGCACCTTGCGGTTCTCCGTCGGCAGGAAGCGCAGGGTGCCCAGCGCGAAGACGGGGTAGCGCTGGCGGATGCGAATCATCCGCTTCACCCAGTGCAGGAGGCTGGACTTCACGCGCTCCTGCGCCTCCACGTTGATGGACTGGTAGCCGTAGACCGCGTCGGCGATGACGGGGGCGTACAGGCGCGCGTAGTCCGCGCGGCTGAAGCCCGCGTTGCGGTCGCTCGTCCACTGCATGGGCGTGCGCACGCCGTTGCGGTCGCCGAGGTAGATGTTGTCGCCCATGCCTATCTCGTCCCCGTAGTACATGACGGGTGTGCCGGGCAGGGTGAAGAGCAGGCTGTGCATCAGCTCGATGCGCCGACGGCCGTTGTCCATCAGCGGGGCGAGACGGCGGCGGATGCCCAGGTTGATGCGCATCCGCGGGTCCGTGGCGTACTCCCGGTACATGTAGTCCCGGTCCTCGTCCGTCACCATCTCCAGCGTCAACTCGTCGTGGTTGCGCAGGAAGATGGCCCACTGGCAGTTGTTCGGGATGTCCGGCGTCTGCTGCATGATTTCCACGATGGGCGTCCGGTCCTCCTTGCGGATGCCCATGAAGAGGCGGGGCATCACCGGGAAGTGGAAGCCCATGTGGAACTCGTCGCCGTCGCCGAAGTAGACGCGCACGTCGGCGGGCCACTGGTTGGCCTCCGCGAGCAGCATCTTTCCCTGGTACTCGGAATCAATCGTCTTGCGCAGCTTCTTGAGGAAGGCGTGCGTCTCCGGGAGGTTCTCGCAGTTGGTGCCCTCGCGCTCAAAGAGGTAGGGCACGGCGTCGCAGCGGAACCCGTCCACGCCCATGTTCAGCCAGAAGCGCATGACGTCCAGCATGGCTTCCTGCACTTCGGGGTTGTCGTAGTTGAGGTCCGGCTGGTGGCTGAAGAAGCGGTGCCAGAAGTACTGCTTGGCCACCGGATCCCACGTCCAGTTGGAGCGCTCGGTGTCGACGAAGATGATGCGGGTGCCCTTGTAGATTTCGTCCGAGTCGCTCCAGACGTACCAGTCGCGCTTGGGGCTCTTCGGGTCGCTGCGCGCCTCCTGGAACCAGGGGTGCTGGTCGCTGGTGTGGTTGACGACCAGCTCGGTGATGAGACGGATGCCGCGCTTGTGGGCCTCGTCCACCAGCCGCTGGAAGTCCGCGAGCGTGCCGTAGTCCGGGTG contains these protein-coding regions:
- a CDS encoding phosphotransferase, with the translated sequence MTTLDLTKLPEYLKHQRWFSGKAWPIKHVSVVDHAAMELGPCSFTLAVVEVVYELGSPERYLLPVKPTAEGVRDALEDDECLRALFKVMREGGGISSASGRLVGEWIGGPETLMALPSPLTVRRLMVEQSNTSVVLGEQVILKIIRKLEAGVSPEHEVGRFLATKTSFRATPTLLGALHLEGAAGATVAVAHRFVPDATDGWKYTLDRLRQERALGERFLGEMRELGVRLGELHNAFASASADEPAFAPEPLLQEDLQRWSASIVGELGVTLADAARLNPDLEGRRDSLIEYAKRLAHVAPSGQKIRIHGDLHLGQVLRARDQWLIFDFEGEPARSFTARREKYSALRDVAGMIRSFDYAEATVALEGGEPRGRVGPSRAAFLEGYRKATRGAKYLPTDDATFDVMLRAFELEKLLYEVRYELQNRPDWVRIPVQALLRMEDSK
- the treS gene encoding maltose alpha-D-glucosyltransferase, which translates into the protein MELDPLWYKKALIYELHLRAFHDSNGDGHGDIPGLIEKLPYLQDLGVDCLWLLPHYPSPLRDDGYDIADYYGIHPDYGTLADFQRLVDEAHKRGIRLITELVVNHTSDQHPWFQEARSDPKSPKRDWYVWSDSDEIYKGTRIIFVDTERSNWTWDPVAKQYFWHRFFSHQPDLNYDNPEVQEAMLDVMRFWLNMGVDGFRCDAVPYLFEREGTNCENLPETHAFLKKLRKTIDSEYQGKMLLAEANQWPADVRVYFGDGDEFHMGFHFPVMPRLFMGIRKEDRTPIVEIMQQTPDIPNNCQWAIFLRNHDELTLEMVTDEDRDYMYREYATDPRMRINLGIRRRLAPLMDNGRRRIELMHSLLFTLPGTPVMYYGDEIGMGDNIYLGDRNGVRTPMQWTSDRNAGFSRADYARLYAPVIADAVYGYQSINVEAQERVKSSLLHWVKRMIRIRQRYPVFALGTLRFLPTENRKVLSFVREYEGTTVMVVCNLSRFAQPAVLDLREYEGQVPVELIGETPFPRISTLPYQLSLGPFMFLWFRLDKPSAGRSLP